A single Drosophila miranda strain MSH22 chromosome XR, D.miranda_PacBio2.1, whole genome shotgun sequence DNA region contains:
- the LOC117186278 gene encoding abscission/NoCut checkpoint regulator isoform X2 — translation MSCFGCSRKYGLFSKEYGCPNCGFSYCSKCLKRPIPVPRFAGKVLNVCLICYDKLSKIQTCINHENVIDCDALPGELGTKLRLPHPLNSSTRLDLEKADVLFNVLPSEELAAVLAPIRTAGDSTKEDIEENLDSAIAKRLQNLKDVDATDDEIRTRLANISGLTDQKNYYKKDLLLSTDQRSDQEKIKDLLDQFMDETQLDQNVETQRNDAISDIERRLCALRNDPLDNEAGTGAKLSKTFSTPSENEDEQMILRNVIKKYVAESSLLTGQSKLNDGVEGELAKNSITEELPWCNICNEDAVFRCRGCDGELFCSQCYREYHDDDEEYRAHVKLEYSSPPKFTENHF, via the exons ATGAGCTGCTTCGGCTGCAGCCGCAAATATGGATTATTTAGCAAAGAG TATGGGTGTCCCAACTGCGGCTTCTCCTACTGCTCAAAGTGTCTGAAGAGGCCAATACCGGTACCTCGGTTCGCAGGGAAGGTGCTGAATGTCTGCTTAATTTGCTACGATAAACTGTCCAAGATACAGACCTGTATCAATCATGAAAATGTCATTGACTGCGATGCATTGCCCGGGGAACTTGGTACCAAACTGCGCCTACCACATCCTTTAAATAGCTCCACCCGGTTAGATCTCGAAAAGGCAGACGTACTTTTCAA TGTTTTGCCGTCTGAGGAACTGGCAGCAGTTCTGGCACCCATAAGGACCGCAGGggactctacaaaagaagacaTTGAAGAAAATTTGGATAGTGCAATAGCAAAACGATTGCAGAATCTTAAAGATGTCGATGCAACAGACGATGAAATTCGTACACGTCTCGCTAACATAAGTGGCCTTACCGATCAAAAGAACTACTACAAAAAGGATTTGCTGCTTTCCACGGATCAAAGAAGTGACCAGGAAAAAATTAAAGATTTGCTTGATCAGTTTATGGATGAAACCCAGCTGGATCAAAACGTGGAAACCCAACGTAACGATGCGATTTCCGACATTGAACGACGTTTGTGTGCACTACGGAATGACCCACTTGATAATGAGGCAGGTACGGGTGCAAAGCTATCGAAAACTTTCAGTACTCCCAGCGAAAACGAGGATGAACAAATGATCCTAAGAAATGTAATAAAAAAG TACGTTGCAGAATCAAGTTTACTAACTGGGCAAAGCAAACTAAATGATGGCGTTGAGGGTGAGCTGGCCAAAAATAGCATTACTGAGGAGCTGCCTTGGTGTAATATTTGTAATGAGGATGCCGTCTTTCGTTGCCGTGGATGCGATGGCGAATTATTCTGCTCCCAGTGCTATAGAGAGTATCACGACGATGATGAAGAGTATCGAGCGCATGTTAAGTTGGAGTACAGTTCTCCGCCTAAATTCACAGAAAATCACTTCTAG
- the LOC117186278 gene encoding abscission/NoCut checkpoint regulator isoform X1 produces the protein MSCFGCSRKYGLFSKEYGCPNCGFSYCSKCLKRPIPVPRFAGKVLNVCLICYDKLSKIQTCINHENVIDCDALPGELGTKLRLPHPLNSSTRLDLEKADVLFNSVLPSEELAAVLAPIRTAGDSTKEDIEENLDSAIAKRLQNLKDVDATDDEIRTRLANISGLTDQKNYYKKDLLLSTDQRSDQEKIKDLLDQFMDETQLDQNVETQRNDAISDIERRLCALRNDPLDNEAGTGAKLSKTFSTPSENEDEQMILRNVIKKYVAESSLLTGQSKLNDGVEGELAKNSITEELPWCNICNEDAVFRCRGCDGELFCSQCYREYHDDDEEYRAHVKLEYSSPPKFTENHF, from the exons ATGAGCTGCTTCGGCTGCAGCCGCAAATATGGATTATTTAGCAAAGAG TATGGGTGTCCCAACTGCGGCTTCTCCTACTGCTCAAAGTGTCTGAAGAGGCCAATACCGGTACCTCGGTTCGCAGGGAAGGTGCTGAATGTCTGCTTAATTTGCTACGATAAACTGTCCAAGATACAGACCTGTATCAATCATGAAAATGTCATTGACTGCGATGCATTGCCCGGGGAACTTGGTACCAAACTGCGCCTACCACATCCTTTAAATAGCTCCACCCGGTTAGATCTCGAAAAGGCAGACGTACTTTTCAA CAGTGTTTTGCCGTCTGAGGAACTGGCAGCAGTTCTGGCACCCATAAGGACCGCAGGggactctacaaaagaagacaTTGAAGAAAATTTGGATAGTGCAATAGCAAAACGATTGCAGAATCTTAAAGATGTCGATGCAACAGACGATGAAATTCGTACACGTCTCGCTAACATAAGTGGCCTTACCGATCAAAAGAACTACTACAAAAAGGATTTGCTGCTTTCCACGGATCAAAGAAGTGACCAGGAAAAAATTAAAGATTTGCTTGATCAGTTTATGGATGAAACCCAGCTGGATCAAAACGTGGAAACCCAACGTAACGATGCGATTTCCGACATTGAACGACGTTTGTGTGCACTACGGAATGACCCACTTGATAATGAGGCAGGTACGGGTGCAAAGCTATCGAAAACTTTCAGTACTCCCAGCGAAAACGAGGATGAACAAATGATCCTAAGAAATGTAATAAAAAAG TACGTTGCAGAATCAAGTTTACTAACTGGGCAAAGCAAACTAAATGATGGCGTTGAGGGTGAGCTGGCCAAAAATAGCATTACTGAGGAGCTGCCTTGGTGTAATATTTGTAATGAGGATGCCGTCTTTCGTTGCCGTGGATGCGATGGCGAATTATTCTGCTCCCAGTGCTATAGAGAGTATCACGACGATGATGAAGAGTATCGAGCGCATGTTAAGTTGGAGTACAGTTCTCCGCCTAAATTCACAGAAAATCACTTCTAG
- the LOC117186278 gene encoding abscission/NoCut checkpoint regulator isoform X3, translated as MSCFGCSRKYGLFSKEYGCPNCGFSYCSKCLKRPIPVPRFAGKVLNVCLICYDKLSKIQTCINHENVIDCDALPGELGTKLRLPHPLNSSTRLDLEKADVLFNSVLPSEELAAVLAPIRTAGDSTKEDIEENLDSAIAKRLQNLKDVDATDDEIRTRLANISGLTDQKNYYKKDLLLSTDQRSDQEKIKDLLDQFMDETQLDQNVETQRNDAISDIERRLCALRNDPLDNEAGTGAKLSKTFSTPSENEDEQMILRNVIKKNQVY; from the exons ATGAGCTGCTTCGGCTGCAGCCGCAAATATGGATTATTTAGCAAAGAG TATGGGTGTCCCAACTGCGGCTTCTCCTACTGCTCAAAGTGTCTGAAGAGGCCAATACCGGTACCTCGGTTCGCAGGGAAGGTGCTGAATGTCTGCTTAATTTGCTACGATAAACTGTCCAAGATACAGACCTGTATCAATCATGAAAATGTCATTGACTGCGATGCATTGCCCGGGGAACTTGGTACCAAACTGCGCCTACCACATCCTTTAAATAGCTCCACCCGGTTAGATCTCGAAAAGGCAGACGTACTTTTCAA CAGTGTTTTGCCGTCTGAGGAACTGGCAGCAGTTCTGGCACCCATAAGGACCGCAGGggactctacaaaagaagacaTTGAAGAAAATTTGGATAGTGCAATAGCAAAACGATTGCAGAATCTTAAAGATGTCGATGCAACAGACGATGAAATTCGTACACGTCTCGCTAACATAAGTGGCCTTACCGATCAAAAGAACTACTACAAAAAGGATTTGCTGCTTTCCACGGATCAAAGAAGTGACCAGGAAAAAATTAAAGATTTGCTTGATCAGTTTATGGATGAAACCCAGCTGGATCAAAACGTGGAAACCCAACGTAACGATGCGATTTCCGACATTGAACGACGTTTGTGTGCACTACGGAATGACCCACTTGATAATGAGGCAGGTACGGGTGCAAAGCTATCGAAAACTTTCAGTACTCCCAGCGAAAACGAGGATGAACAAATGATCCTAAGAAATGTAATAAAAAAG AATCAAGTTTACTAA
- the LOC117186277 gene encoding DDB1- and CUL4-associated factor 6-like isoform X3, producing MYKKTVAQLRHSVHQSIENYPYNEASSAQATLQASCKNSLNFVQRLDILQTLYVHNGCVNTVNWNASGTHIVSGSDDNHLVITEAKSGRVALKSKTQHKRHIFSARFMPHSNDQAVVSCSGEGLVIHTEFLIPYSSEKCTKTTDYIVGEDSRIVNVFDCHTFGSTFDVLPIPDAPRSFLSCGEDATVRCFDLRQSSSCSKSMCQNHILIMAPCAVTAMDVAPFNHNNVAIGCSDSIIRLYDRRMLANTGSASLSSGSTIPIKAYPIPMEYTRRHYRPTCVKFNMNESELLVSYSMEQIYLFDLKHPGYNDAGLLKSGCYTPKMRREDDPDPQMPRLRFRGDWSDTGPNSQAIAEQGFNRPNVGQARPPLEPGVLSRLSDEIFRMLNSPSRQMRQTSQATESNTDTTLNRNSNSSLPIRAQNTIYGNMINESDVANISVKSVGTVTQGQW from the exons ATGTACAAAAAAACGGTTGCACAACTCCGTCACAGTGTACACCAGAGCATCGAAAACTATCCATATAATGAGGCTAGCAGTGCCCAGGCCACTCTGCAGGCCAGTTGCAAAA ATTCATTGAACTTTGTGCAGCGCTTAGATATACTGCAAACGCTATACGTCCATAATGGTTGCGTCAACACAGTGAACTGGAATGCAAGCGGAACACATATTGTATCTGGCTCCGATGATAACCATCTGGTCATTACTGAGGCTAAGAGCGGTCGGGTAGCACTCAAGAGCAAGACCCAACACAAGCGTCATATTTTTAGTGCACGTTTCATGCCACACAGCAACGATCAGGCTGTCGTTTCTTGCTCTGGCGAAGGCCTAGTGATCCATACTGAGTTCCTGATTCCATATAGCTCCGAAAAATGTACAAAGACAACAGACTATATAGTTGGAGAAGACAGCCGAATCGTGAACGTTTTTGATTGTCACACATTTGGGAGTACCTTCGATGTTTTGCCAATACCTGACGCACCGCGGTCCTTTCTTAGTTGCGGAGAAGATGCAACAGTACGCTGTTTCGATCTTCGCCAATCCAGTAGTTGCTCCAAGAGTATGTGCCAAAATCACATCCTTATAATGGCGCCCTGTGCCGTGACAGCCATGGATGTAGCTCCTTTTAATCACAACAATGTGGCCATCGGCTGTTCCGACTCGATAATTCGTCTATACGACAGGCGCATGCTGGCAAATACAGGCTCTGCATCTTTGTCGTCGGGCTCAACAATACCGATTAAGGCTTACCCCATACCAATGGAATACACGCGTCGTCACTATCGCCCCACCTGCGTAAAGTTCAATATGAACGAATCTGAGCTGCTGGTCAGTTACTCTATGGAGCAGATTTATCTGTTTGATCTGAAACACCCTGGCTATAATGACGCAGGTCTGTTGAAAAGCGGTTGTTATACGCCCAAAATGCGCCGTGAAGACGATCCAGACCCGCAGATGCCTCGTCTTCGCTTTCGTGGCGATTGGTCCGATACTGGGCCCAACTCCCAGGCCATTGCCGAGCAGGGTTTTAACCGTCCCAATGTGGGGCAAGCTCGACCACCCCTCGAACCAGGAGTACTTAGTCGGCTTAGTGACGAAATATTTCGCATGCTTAATTCGCCCAGTCGTCAAATGCGTCAAACTTCCCAAGCAACCGAGTCAAATACAGATACAACATTAAACCGCAACTCAAATAGCTCTCTTCCTATCAGGGCGCAGAACACAATTTATGGAAATATGATCAACGAATCGGATGTGGCTAACATTTCTGTCAAATCTG TGGGCACCGTAACTCAAGGACAATGGTGA
- the LOC117186277 gene encoding DDB1- and CUL4-associated factor 6-like isoform X2: MYKKTVAQLRHSVHQSIENYPYNEASSAQATLQASCKNSLNFVQRLDILQTLYVHNGCVNTVNWNASGTHIVSGSDDNHLVITEAKSGRVALKSKTQHKRHIFSARFMPHSNDQAVVSCSGEGLVIHTEFLIPYSSEKCTKTTDYIVGEDSRIVNVFDCHTFGSTFDVLPIPDAPRSFLSCGEDATVRCFDLRQSSSCSKSMCQNHILIMAPCAVTAMDVAPFNHNNVAIGCSDSIIRLYDRRMLANTGSASLSSGSTIPIKAYPIPMEYTRRHYRPTCVKFNMNESELLVSYSMEQIYLFDLKHPGYNDAGLLKSGCYTPKMRREDDPDPQMPRLRFRGDWSDTGPNSQAIAEQGFNRPNVGQARPPLEPGVLSRLSDEIFRMLNSPSRQMRQTSQATESNTDTTLNRNSNSSLPIRAQNTIYGNMINESDVANISVKSEDTKDTKNENKDAIAAGDGEKFPIRNFNYVKMAFSGHRNSRTMVKGACFWGDDFIMSGSDCGHIFVWNRQTGKVVKTLLADNRVVNRVQPHPTLPYLLSSGIDYNVKVWAPIASDPHFDEAETAGLIKSNEIMLVETRDTITVPAQIMIRILASLHQYRRLMHEAGSEARSSQEGLSSNGAESPNSDI; the protein is encoded by the exons ATGTACAAAAAAACGGTTGCACAACTCCGTCACAGTGTACACCAGAGCATCGAAAACTATCCATATAATGAGGCTAGCAGTGCCCAGGCCACTCTGCAGGCCAGTTGCAAAA ATTCATTGAACTTTGTGCAGCGCTTAGATATACTGCAAACGCTATACGTCCATAATGGTTGCGTCAACACAGTGAACTGGAATGCAAGCGGAACACATATTGTATCTGGCTCCGATGATAACCATCTGGTCATTACTGAGGCTAAGAGCGGTCGGGTAGCACTCAAGAGCAAGACCCAACACAAGCGTCATATTTTTAGTGCACGTTTCATGCCACACAGCAACGATCAGGCTGTCGTTTCTTGCTCTGGCGAAGGCCTAGTGATCCATACTGAGTTCCTGATTCCATATAGCTCCGAAAAATGTACAAAGACAACAGACTATATAGTTGGAGAAGACAGCCGAATCGTGAACGTTTTTGATTGTCACACATTTGGGAGTACCTTCGATGTTTTGCCAATACCTGACGCACCGCGGTCCTTTCTTAGTTGCGGAGAAGATGCAACAGTACGCTGTTTCGATCTTCGCCAATCCAGTAGTTGCTCCAAGAGTATGTGCCAAAATCACATCCTTATAATGGCGCCCTGTGCCGTGACAGCCATGGATGTAGCTCCTTTTAATCACAACAATGTGGCCATCGGCTGTTCCGACTCGATAATTCGTCTATACGACAGGCGCATGCTGGCAAATACAGGCTCTGCATCTTTGTCGTCGGGCTCAACAATACCGATTAAGGCTTACCCCATACCAATGGAATACACGCGTCGTCACTATCGCCCCACCTGCGTAAAGTTCAATATGAACGAATCTGAGCTGCTGGTCAGTTACTCTATGGAGCAGATTTATCTGTTTGATCTGAAACACCCTGGCTATAATGACGCAGGTCTGTTGAAAAGCGGTTGTTATACGCCCAAAATGCGCCGTGAAGACGATCCAGACCCGCAGATGCCTCGTCTTCGCTTTCGTGGCGATTGGTCCGATACTGGGCCCAACTCCCAGGCCATTGCCGAGCAGGGTTTTAACCGTCCCAATGTGGGGCAAGCTCGACCACCCCTCGAACCAGGAGTACTTAGTCGGCTTAGTGACGAAATATTTCGCATGCTTAATTCGCCCAGTCGTCAAATGCGTCAAACTTCCCAAGCAACCGAGTCAAATACAGATACAACATTAAACCGCAACTCAAATAGCTCTCTTCCTATCAGGGCGCAGAACACAATTTATGGAAATATGATCAACGAATCGGATGTGGCTAACATTTCTGTCAAATCTG AGGACACAAAAGATACTAAAAATGAGAACAAGGATGCAATTGCAGCTGGAGATGGAGAAAAGTTTCCTATTCGAAATTTTAATTACGTAAAAATGGCTTTCAGTGGGCACCGTAACTCAAGGACAATGGTGAAGGGTGCTTGTTTCTGGGGGGACGACTTTATTATGTCGGGTTCCGACTGTGGCCATATATTCGTTTGGAATCGACAGACCGGAAAGGTAGTCAAGACGCTTCTGGCAGATAATCGTGTCGTCAATCGTGTTCAACCACATCCCACGCTCCCCTACCTTCTTAGTTCCGGCATCGACTACAATGTGAAGGTGTGGGCGCCAATCGCTTCTGATCCTCATTTCGACGAGGCCGAAACCGCCGGA CTGATAAAAAGCAATGAGATTATGTTAGTGGAGACTCGCGATACTATAACCGTACCTGCCCAGATAATGATACGAATTTTGGCAAGCCTACATCAGTATCGCCGGCTGATGCACGAAGCTGGTAGCGAAGCCAGATCTAGTCAAGAAGGTCTATCTAGCAATGGTGCAGAATCTCCTAATAGTGATATATAA
- the LOC117186277 gene encoding DDB1- and CUL4-associated factor 6-like isoform X1 — MYKKTVAQLRHSVHQSIENYPYNEASSAQATLQASCKNSLNFVQRLDILQTLYVHNGCVNTVNWNASGTHIVSGSDDNHLVITEAKSGRVALKSKTQHKRHIFSARFMPHSNDQAVVSCSGEGLVIHTEFLIPYSSEKCTKTTDYIVGEDSRIVNVFDCHTFGSTFDVLPIPDAPRSFLSCGEDATVRCFDLRQSSSCSKSMCQNHILIMAPCAVTAMDVAPFNHNNVAIGCSDSIIRLYDRRMLANTGSASLSSGSTIPIKAYPIPMEYTRRHYRPTCVKFNMNESELLVSYSMEQIYLFDLKHPGYNDAGLLKSGCYTPKMRREDDPDPQMPRLRFRGDWSDTGPNSQAIAEQGFNRPNVGQARPPLEPGVLSRLSDEIFRMLNSPSRQMRQTSQATESNTDTTLNRNSNSSLPIRAQNTIYGNMINESDVANISVKSGCLEITEDTKDTKNENKDAIAAGDGEKFPIRNFNYVKMAFSGHRNSRTMVKGACFWGDDFIMSGSDCGHIFVWNRQTGKVVKTLLADNRVVNRVQPHPTLPYLLSSGIDYNVKVWAPIASDPHFDEAETAGLIKSNEIMLVETRDTITVPAQIMIRILASLHQYRRLMHEAGSEARSSQEGLSSNGAESPNSDI, encoded by the exons ATGTACAAAAAAACGGTTGCACAACTCCGTCACAGTGTACACCAGAGCATCGAAAACTATCCATATAATGAGGCTAGCAGTGCCCAGGCCACTCTGCAGGCCAGTTGCAAAA ATTCATTGAACTTTGTGCAGCGCTTAGATATACTGCAAACGCTATACGTCCATAATGGTTGCGTCAACACAGTGAACTGGAATGCAAGCGGAACACATATTGTATCTGGCTCCGATGATAACCATCTGGTCATTACTGAGGCTAAGAGCGGTCGGGTAGCACTCAAGAGCAAGACCCAACACAAGCGTCATATTTTTAGTGCACGTTTCATGCCACACAGCAACGATCAGGCTGTCGTTTCTTGCTCTGGCGAAGGCCTAGTGATCCATACTGAGTTCCTGATTCCATATAGCTCCGAAAAATGTACAAAGACAACAGACTATATAGTTGGAGAAGACAGCCGAATCGTGAACGTTTTTGATTGTCACACATTTGGGAGTACCTTCGATGTTTTGCCAATACCTGACGCACCGCGGTCCTTTCTTAGTTGCGGAGAAGATGCAACAGTACGCTGTTTCGATCTTCGCCAATCCAGTAGTTGCTCCAAGAGTATGTGCCAAAATCACATCCTTATAATGGCGCCCTGTGCCGTGACAGCCATGGATGTAGCTCCTTTTAATCACAACAATGTGGCCATCGGCTGTTCCGACTCGATAATTCGTCTATACGACAGGCGCATGCTGGCAAATACAGGCTCTGCATCTTTGTCGTCGGGCTCAACAATACCGATTAAGGCTTACCCCATACCAATGGAATACACGCGTCGTCACTATCGCCCCACCTGCGTAAAGTTCAATATGAACGAATCTGAGCTGCTGGTCAGTTACTCTATGGAGCAGATTTATCTGTTTGATCTGAAACACCCTGGCTATAATGACGCAGGTCTGTTGAAAAGCGGTTGTTATACGCCCAAAATGCGCCGTGAAGACGATCCAGACCCGCAGATGCCTCGTCTTCGCTTTCGTGGCGATTGGTCCGATACTGGGCCCAACTCCCAGGCCATTGCCGAGCAGGGTTTTAACCGTCCCAATGTGGGGCAAGCTCGACCACCCCTCGAACCAGGAGTACTTAGTCGGCTTAGTGACGAAATATTTCGCATGCTTAATTCGCCCAGTCGTCAAATGCGTCAAACTTCCCAAGCAACCGAGTCAAATACAGATACAACATTAAACCGCAACTCAAATAGCTCTCTTCCTATCAGGGCGCAGAACACAATTTATGGAAATATGATCAACGAATCGGATGTGGCTAACATTTCTGTCAAATCTG GATGTCTTGAGATCACAGAGGACACAAAAGATACTAAAAATGAGAACAAGGATGCAATTGCAGCTGGAGATGGAGAAAAGTTTCCTATTCGAAATTTTAATTACGTAAAAATGGCTTTCAGTGGGCACCGTAACTCAAGGACAATGGTGAAGGGTGCTTGTTTCTGGGGGGACGACTTTATTATGTCGGGTTCCGACTGTGGCCATATATTCGTTTGGAATCGACAGACCGGAAAGGTAGTCAAGACGCTTCTGGCAGATAATCGTGTCGTCAATCGTGTTCAACCACATCCCACGCTCCCCTACCTTCTTAGTTCCGGCATCGACTACAATGTGAAGGTGTGGGCGCCAATCGCTTCTGATCCTCATTTCGACGAGGCCGAAACCGCCGGA CTGATAAAAAGCAATGAGATTATGTTAGTGGAGACTCGCGATACTATAACCGTACCTGCCCAGATAATGATACGAATTTTGGCAAGCCTACATCAGTATCGCCGGCTGATGCACGAAGCTGGTAGCGAAGCCAGATCTAGTCAAGAAGGTCTATCTAGCAATGGTGCAGAATCTCCTAATAGTGATATATAA
- the LOC117186277 gene encoding DDB1- and CUL4-associated factor 6-like isoform X4, producing the protein MVKGACFWGDDFIMSGSDCGHIFVWNRQTGKVVKTLLADNRVVNRVQPHPTLPYLLSSGIDYNVKVWAPIASDPHFDEAETAGLIKSNEIMLVETRDTITVPAQIMIRILASLHQYRRLMHEAGSEARSSQEGLSSNGAESPNSDI; encoded by the exons ATGGTGAAGGGTGCTTGTTTCTGGGGGGACGACTTTATTATGTCGGGTTCCGACTGTGGCCATATATTCGTTTGGAATCGACAGACCGGAAAGGTAGTCAAGACGCTTCTGGCAGATAATCGTGTCGTCAATCGTGTTCAACCACATCCCACGCTCCCCTACCTTCTTAGTTCCGGCATCGACTACAATGTGAAGGTGTGGGCGCCAATCGCTTCTGATCCTCATTTCGACGAGGCCGAAACCGCCGGA CTGATAAAAAGCAATGAGATTATGTTAGTGGAGACTCGCGATACTATAACCGTACCTGCCCAGATAATGATACGAATTTTGGCAAGCCTACATCAGTATCGCCGGCTGATGCACGAAGCTGGTAGCGAAGCCAGATCTAGTCAAGAAGGTCTATCTAGCAATGGTGCAGAATCTCCTAATAGTGATATATAA